Proteins encoded within one genomic window of [Enterobacter] lignolyticus SCF1:
- the aroE gene encoding shikimate dehydrogenase codes for METYAVFGNPIAHSKSPFIHQCFAQQLKIEHPYGRVLAPLDDFLNTLDAFFRQGGKGANVTVPFKEEAFARADELTERAALAGAVNTLKRLEDGRLLGDNTDGIGLLSDLERLSFIRPGCRILLIGAGGAARGVILPLLSLNCAVTIANRTFSRARELANLFAHTGSVGAIAMEALAECEFDLIINATSSGISGDVPAIPASLIHPTVYCYDMFYQKGTTPFLAWCEQHGAKHCADGLGMLVAQAAHAVLLWHGVLPQTEPVIAALGQELAR; via the coding sequence ATGGAAACTTACGCGGTATTTGGTAACCCGATTGCTCACAGCAAGTCGCCCTTTATTCATCAGTGTTTTGCGCAGCAGCTGAAGATTGAACATCCTTATGGTCGCGTACTGGCGCCGCTGGATGATTTCCTGAATACCCTTGATGCGTTCTTTCGCCAGGGCGGCAAGGGCGCCAACGTGACGGTGCCGTTTAAAGAAGAGGCCTTCGCCAGAGCCGATGAGCTGACCGAGCGCGCGGCGCTCGCCGGAGCGGTGAATACGCTCAAGCGTCTGGAGGATGGCCGCCTGCTGGGGGACAACACCGACGGTATCGGCCTGCTAAGCGACCTGGAACGGCTCTCCTTTATCAGGCCGGGCTGCCGTATTTTGCTGATTGGCGCTGGCGGCGCGGCGCGCGGCGTCATTTTGCCGCTTTTATCGCTGAACTGCGCGGTAACGATCGCCAACCGTACCTTTTCCCGGGCGCGCGAGCTGGCGAACCTCTTTGCCCACACGGGGAGCGTCGGGGCGATAGCGATGGAGGCGCTGGCGGAGTGTGAATTCGACCTCATCATTAATGCGACCTCCAGCGGAATAAGCGGGGATGTCCCGGCCATTCCAGCATCGCTGATCCACCCGACCGTCTACTGTTATGACATGTTCTATCAGAAAGGAACCACGCCGTTCCTTGCATGGTGTGAGCAGCACGGGGCAAAACATTGTGCTGACGGGCTCGGTATGCTGGTGGCCCAGGCGGCGCATGCGGTTTTACTGTGGCATGGCGTCTTGCCGCAGACGGAGCCGGTGATCGCTGCGCTTGGGCAGGAGCTTGCCCGATGA
- the smg gene encoding DUF494 family protein Smg has protein sequence MFDVLMYLFETYIHNEAEMRVDQDKLTRDLTDAGFDREDIYNALLWLEKLADYQEGLAEPMQLASDPLSVRIYTAEECERLDASCRGFLLFLEQIQVLNLETREMVIERVMALDTAEFELEDLKWVILMVLFNIPGCENAYQQMEELLFEVNEGMLH, from the coding sequence ATGTTCGACGTACTCATGTATTTGTTTGAGACTTATATCCACAATGAAGCAGAAATGCGGGTGGATCAGGACAAACTGACACGGGATCTTACCGATGCGGGGTTTGATCGGGAAGACATTTATAACGCTTTGTTATGGCTTGAGAAGTTAGCTGATTATCAGGAAGGCCTTGCCGAACCGATGCAGCTCGCTTCGGATCCGCTCTCCGTACGTATTTATACGGCTGAAGAGTGTGAAAGGTTAGATGCCAGTTGCCGGGGATTTTTGTTATTCCTGGAACAGATTCAGGTGCTGAACCTCGAAACGCGTGAAATGGTGATTGAGCGAGTCATGGCGCTGGATACCGCAGAATTTGAGCTGGAAGATCTGAAATGGGTCATTCTGATGGTTCTGTTTAATATCCCGGGCTGTGAAAATGCGTATCAACAAATGGAAGAGTTACTCTTCGAAGTGAATGAAGGTATGCTGCACTAA
- the tsaC gene encoding L-threonylcarbamoyladenylate synthase type 1 TsaC, with product MNSNLQTESIARAVAALNNKNVIAYPTEAVFGVGCDPDSETAVMRLLELKQRPVEKGLILIAASFEQLKPYIDDSVLTPAQREAVFARWPGPVTFVFPAREQTPRWLTGKFDSLAVRVTDHPLVVALCEAYGKPLVSTSANLTGLPPCRTTAEVLAQFGEHFPVVVGETGGRLNPSEIRDALTGELFRQG from the coding sequence GTGAACAGTAACCTGCAAACAGAGTCCATCGCGCGTGCCGTTGCGGCGCTGAACAATAAAAATGTTATCGCCTATCCCACCGAAGCCGTATTTGGCGTCGGATGTGATCCGGACAGTGAAACTGCGGTCATGCGCCTGCTTGAGCTTAAGCAACGTCCCGTCGAGAAAGGGTTGATTCTGATCGCGGCGAGCTTTGAGCAACTGAAGCCCTATATTGATGACTCAGTGCTGACGCCGGCGCAGCGCGAGGCGGTATTCGCCCGCTGGCCGGGTCCGGTCACCTTTGTCTTTCCTGCCCGTGAGCAAACGCCGCGCTGGCTTACCGGCAAGTTTGATTCTCTTGCCGTACGGGTTACCGACCATCCGCTGGTGGTGGCGCTATGCGAGGCCTATGGCAAACCGCTGGTTTCCACCAGCGCGAACCTTACCGGGCTCCCGCCGTGCCGGACAACGGCAGAGGTGCTTGCGCAGTTCGGTGAGCATTTTCCGGTCGTTGTCGGTGAAACCGGAGGGCGCCTGAACCCTTCTGAAATTCGCGATGCCCTGACGGGCGAACTCTTCCGCCAGGGGTAA
- a CDS encoding type I DNA topoisomerase gives MAKSALFSVRKHEPCPQCGAELVIRSGKHGPFLGCSHYPECDYVRPLKSQADGHIVKVLEGQLCPACGAELVLRQGRFGMFIGCSRYPECEHTELIDKPDDTSIACPQCHEGHLVQRRSRFGKTFHSCDRYPDCQFVINAKPVAGECPECHYPLLIEKKTAQGVKRFCASKQCGKPIPAEQISEQ, from the coding sequence ATGGCCAAATCAGCACTGTTTTCGGTGCGTAAACATGAGCCCTGCCCGCAGTGCGGGGCCGAACTGGTTATTCGGTCCGGTAAGCACGGACCGTTTCTCGGTTGTTCCCATTATCCAGAATGTGATTATGTCCGTCCCCTGAAGAGCCAGGCGGACGGACATATCGTTAAGGTTCTGGAGGGGCAGCTATGTCCTGCCTGCGGCGCTGAATTGGTGCTTAGGCAGGGGCGCTTCGGGATGTTCATCGGCTGCAGCCGCTACCCGGAGTGTGAGCATACGGAACTTATCGATAAGCCTGACGACACCTCCATCGCGTGTCCGCAGTGCCATGAGGGCCATCTGGTTCAGCGCCGTTCGCGCTTCGGTAAAACCTTCCATTCCTGCGATCGCTACCCGGATTGCCAGTTTGTTATTAACGCTAAGCCTGTAGCCGGGGAGTGCCCCGAGTGCCATTACCCGCTGCTTATTGAAAAGAAAACGGCACAGGGCGTGAAGCGCTTTTGTGCCAGTAAACAATGTGGAAAGCCGATACCGGCGGAACAAATCAGTGAACAGTAA
- a CDS encoding DUF1488 domain-containing protein, with amino-acid sequence MNQAIQFPDREMWDAQKHCICFPALVNGMQMTCAVGAVTLAHRFGGDTPAQWLEAFRLHRWDLEDEAEAAIRDNCEDDQGWIWLS; translated from the coding sequence ATGAATCAGGCGATCCAGTTTCCCGATCGAGAAATGTGGGATGCGCAAAAGCATTGCATCTGCTTCCCGGCGTTGGTCAACGGGATGCAGATGACCTGCGCCGTCGGCGCTGTGACGCTGGCGCATCGCTTCGGTGGGGATACGCCAGCACAGTGGTTAGAGGCTTTCAGGCTTCATCGCTGGGATCTTGAGGATGAAGCGGAAGCGGCGATTCGTGATAATTGCGAAGACGATCAGGGCTGGATCTGGTTGTCCTGA
- the def gene encoding peptide deformylase has product MAVLQVLHIPDERLRKVAEPVQEVNAEIQRIVDDMFETMYAEEGIGLAATQVDIHQRIIVIDVSEDREQQLVLINPELIEKDGETGIEEGCLSVPEQRALVPRAETVKVRALDRDGKPFELNADGLLAICIQHEMDHLVGKLFIDYLSPLKQQRIRQKVEKLDRMKARA; this is encoded by the coding sequence ATGGCAGTTTTGCAAGTGTTACACATTCCGGACGAGCGCCTTCGCAAAGTCGCCGAGCCGGTACAAGAAGTAAATGCAGAGATTCAGCGTATCGTTGATGATATGTTCGAAACGATGTACGCCGAAGAAGGCATTGGTCTGGCTGCTACCCAGGTGGATATCCATCAGCGTATCATCGTTATCGATGTTTCTGAGGATCGCGAACAGCAGCTGGTCCTGATTAACCCTGAGCTGATTGAGAAAGACGGCGAAACGGGCATCGAAGAAGGCTGTCTGTCCGTCCCTGAACAGCGCGCGCTGGTGCCTCGCGCCGAAACGGTAAAAGTCCGCGCGCTCGATCGTGACGGCAAGCCGTTTGAATTAAACGCCGATGGCCTTCTGGCTATCTGTATCCAGCACGAAATGGATCATCTGGTAGGTAAGCTGTTTATCGATTATCTGTCCCCGCTGAAACAGCAGCGTATTCGCCAGAAGGTCGAAAAACTGGATCGCATGAAAGCCCGTGCTTAA
- a CDS encoding gamma carbonic anhydrase family protein, translating into MSANIRPYKTICPTLGQRIMIDATSVVIGDVRLADDVSIWPLVAIRGDVNYVGIGPRTNIQDGSVLHVTHKSSYNPEGNPLVIGADVTVGHKVMLHGCTIGNRVLVGMGSIVLDGAVIEDDVMIGAGSLVPQNKRLESGYLYLGSPVKQIRPLRDDEREGLKYSANNYVKWKDEYLDQDNQIQP; encoded by the coding sequence ATGTCTGCAAATATCCGTCCCTATAAAACCATATGCCCCACTCTGGGCCAGCGCATAATGATCGACGCCACCAGCGTCGTCATTGGCGACGTCCGTCTTGCCGACGATGTCAGTATCTGGCCGTTGGTCGCGATTCGCGGCGACGTTAACTATGTCGGGATCGGTCCTCGCACCAATATTCAGGATGGCAGCGTTCTGCACGTGACCCACAAATCCTCTTATAACCCTGAAGGTAACCCGCTGGTTATCGGCGCCGACGTCACCGTTGGACACAAGGTCATGCTGCACGGCTGCACCATAGGAAATCGGGTGCTTGTCGGGATGGGGTCTATCGTACTCGACGGCGCGGTGATTGAAGATGATGTCATGATTGGGGCAGGTAGCCTGGTGCCGCAAAACAAGCGCCTGGAAAGCGGCTACCTTTACCTCGGCAGCCCAGTAAAACAGATCAGGCCGTTAAGAGACGACGAACGGGAGGGGTTGAAATACTCGGCGAACAACTATGTGAAATGGAAAGACGAGTATCTGGATCAGGACAACCAGATCCAGCCCTGA
- the dprA gene encoding DNA-protecting protein DprA — protein MAPTEIWIRLMSVNGLYGERMREAAEKLISLAAAGKLVPENAPLTAKQFAQFMAFPESSVEKTLRWLDAHDRHLLLATDPLYPESLRAIVDYPAALFVAGPPELLSSQQLAVVGSRNHSWYGERWGCVFCETLARHQLTITSGLARGIDSVAHRAALAVGGKTVAVLGNGLFHHYPRCHASLAQHILDSGGALVSEFPLDQPPRAPHFPRRNRIISGLSRGVLVVEAAIKSGSLVTARIAAEQGREVYAIPGPLGNPGCEGPHWLIKQGATPVTSAEEILESLQYGLRWLPDRTEFSNYSIDTEEVALPFPALLANVGDEVTPVDVVAERAGQPVPETVAQLLELELAGWIAAVPGGYVRLRRACHVRRTHVFV, from the coding sequence ATGGCGCCCACTGAAATTTGGATTCGTCTAATGTCGGTCAATGGGTTATACGGCGAGCGGATGCGTGAGGCTGCCGAAAAACTCATTTCCTTAGCCGCAGCCGGGAAGCTGGTGCCTGAAAACGCCCCTCTGACGGCAAAACAGTTTGCCCAGTTTATGGCGTTTCCTGAATCGTCAGTGGAAAAAACGCTGCGCTGGCTTGATGCGCACGATCGCCATCTGCTGCTGGCGACGGACCCTTTATACCCCGAGTCGCTTCGCGCTATCGTCGATTACCCCGCCGCGCTTTTTGTCGCCGGGCCGCCGGAGCTGCTGTCATCCCAGCAGCTGGCCGTCGTCGGCAGCCGCAATCACAGCTGGTATGGCGAACGCTGGGGATGCGTGTTTTGTGAAACGCTGGCGAGGCATCAGCTGACGATAACCAGCGGGCTGGCGCGGGGTATCGACAGCGTCGCGCACCGTGCCGCGCTGGCCGTCGGCGGTAAAACCGTTGCGGTTCTCGGCAATGGCCTGTTTCATCACTATCCTCGCTGTCACGCATCGCTTGCCCAACACATCCTCGACAGCGGCGGTGCGCTGGTGTCGGAGTTTCCTCTCGATCAACCGCCACGGGCGCCGCATTTCCCCCGACGCAACCGGATCATCAGCGGGCTCAGCCGGGGCGTGCTGGTGGTTGAAGCGGCGATAAAAAGCGGCTCTTTAGTGACGGCGCGCATCGCCGCCGAACAGGGAAGGGAGGTGTATGCGATCCCCGGGCCGCTGGGCAATCCAGGCTGTGAAGGACCGCACTGGCTGATCAAGCAGGGCGCCACGCCGGTGACGTCGGCGGAGGAGATTCTTGAAAGCTTGCAGTATGGTTTACGCTGGTTGCCAGACAGGACTGAATTCTCAAATTATTCCATAGATACGGAAGAGGTAGCATTGCCATTTCCGGCACTCCTGGCTAACGTAGGAGATGAGGTAACACCTGTTGACGTTGTCGCTGAACGTGCCGGCCAACCTGTGCCAGAAACGGTAGCCCAGCTGCTTGAACTGGAGTTAGCAGGATGGATCGCAGCTGTACCCGGCGGCTATGTCCGATTAAGGAGGGCATGCCATGTTCGACGTACTCATGTATTTGTTTGA